One Brachybacterium aquaticum genomic region harbors:
- a CDS encoding GntR family transcriptional regulator, producing MTHIVVDMNNPTPPYEQVRREIVEQIRTGELRPGDRLPAIRVLAGDLGLAPGTVARAYKALEEAQMIVTRRGAGTTIAPGAQALARRSAATTLRESGGEVDPALIPLFADPVAEARARGARDVEILAAVRATLAGESTATLA from the coding sequence ATGACCCATATCGTGGTCGACATGAACAACCCCACCCCGCCCTACGAGCAGGTGCGCCGCGAGATCGTCGAGCAGATCCGCACCGGCGAGCTGCGCCCCGGGGACCGGCTCCCCGCGATCCGCGTCCTCGCCGGCGACCTCGGCCTCGCCCCCGGCACCGTCGCCCGCGCCTACAAGGCCCTCGAGGAGGCGCAGATGATCGTGACCCGCCGCGGCGCGGGCACCACCATCGCCCCCGGCGCCCAGGCCCTCGCCCGACGCTCCGCCGCGACCACCCTGCGCGAGTCCGGCGGTGAGGTCGACCCCGCGCTCATCCCGCTGTTCGCGGACCCTGTCGCCGAGGCCCGCGCCCGCGGCGCCCGCGACGTGGAGATCCTCGCCGCCGTGCGCGCCACGCTCGCGGGGGAGAGCACCGCGACCCTCGCGTGA
- a CDS encoding HNH endonuclease, whose protein sequence is MAAIAEPASRRDDASAAPGPAAPGALDPASASGVTADGTLPLDLGMPRPRVKARAPLTEDSLVSRGGLEPASADATTASRLLHAVQEDSRRHALHLKRLAAFHVAEDDFEREEHTLAVAIALRTTTDKARRLILDAHIAYTEMPRTLERLARGEMPVEWHERMLHATRDMTPFRRGEIDERIGAWDLASIPSDRFFAELRTLVAWCDSRDAAPDPVQSRCVELEKGFRDDGTASLRITGPIPEILALARRLDSSARSVQAAQRHAVRDGAPIPFDLDDAVTTTGRALSLATLRYAIITRTVLDTAGVEVPAPRYRVNVTVPALTMMGLADTPATFDGRTPIPAKLARDLAAAEPVWHRVLTDPVTGEFLPLPAERYTPTPAMVEHLRLRNASCAVPGCTRSTTDDAETDHIHEFDHEDPARGGPTHLANLHRLHFGHHDLKTAGHIDPVRHPDGTTEWTVGSPPLVSTRVAPDRDLATPEMAGWLMEQWDIHRADEDWKAMVACGEVDRLMREWGPAYEDFGDPPGTAELLAEVAEEEAAKKREAGIDQPPPWASAPPF, encoded by the coding sequence ATGGCTGCCATCGCAGAACCTGCATCGCGGCGCGACGACGCCTCCGCTGCTCCTGGTCCCGCCGCTCCTGGCGCCCTCGACCCCGCGTCCGCCTCCGGCGTCACCGCGGACGGCACCCTCCCGCTCGACCTCGGCATGCCGCGTCCGCGCGTGAAGGCCCGCGCCCCGCTCACCGAGGACTCCCTGGTCAGCCGCGGCGGCCTCGAGCCCGCCTCGGCGGACGCCACCACCGCCTCGCGCCTGCTCCACGCGGTGCAGGAAGACTCCCGCCGGCACGCCCTGCACCTGAAGCGGCTCGCCGCGTTCCACGTCGCCGAGGACGATTTCGAGCGCGAGGAGCACACCCTCGCCGTCGCGATCGCGCTGCGCACCACCACCGACAAGGCGCGCAGGCTCATCCTCGACGCCCACATCGCGTACACCGAGATGCCGCGCACCCTCGAGCGGCTCGCCCGCGGTGAGATGCCCGTGGAATGGCACGAGAGAATGCTCCACGCCACCCGTGACATGACCCCTTTCCGGCGCGGAGAGATCGACGAGAGAATAGGGGCATGGGATCTCGCCTCGATCCCGTCGGACCGATTCTTCGCCGAGCTGCGCACCCTCGTCGCCTGGTGCGATTCCCGCGACGCGGCACCCGATCCTGTGCAGTCCCGCTGCGTCGAGCTGGAGAAGGGCTTCCGCGACGACGGCACCGCGAGCCTGCGCATCACCGGTCCCATCCCCGAGATCCTCGCGCTCGCCCGCCGGCTCGACAGCTCCGCGCGCAGTGTCCAGGCCGCGCAGCGCCACGCCGTCCGCGACGGGGCCCCGATCCCCTTCGATCTCGACGACGCGGTGACGACCACGGGGAGAGCTCTGTCCCTCGCCACCCTCCGCTACGCGATCATCACCCGCACCGTGCTGGACACCGCCGGGGTCGAGGTGCCCGCCCCGCGCTACCGCGTCAATGTCACCGTCCCGGCGCTGACCATGATGGGCCTGGCCGACACCCCCGCCACCTTCGACGGCCGCACCCCGATCCCGGCGAAGCTGGCCCGCGACCTCGCCGCCGCCGAGCCCGTCTGGCACCGGGTCCTCACCGACCCCGTCACCGGCGAGTTCCTCCCGCTGCCCGCCGAGCGCTACACCCCCACCCCCGCGATGGTCGAGCACCTGCGCCTGCGGAACGCCAGCTGCGCCGTCCCCGGCTGCACCCGCTCCACCACCGACGACGCGGAGACCGACCACATCCACGAGTTCGACCACGAGGATCCCGCCCGCGGCGGCCCGACCCACCTCGCGAACCTCCACCGCCTCCACTTCGGCCACCACGACCTGAAGACCGCGGGGCACATCGACCCGGTGCGCCACCCCGACGGGACCACCGAATGGACCGTCGGCTCCCCGCCCCTCGTCAGCACCCGCGTCGCCCCCGACCGCGACCTCGCCACCCCCGAGATGGCAGGGTGGCTCATGGAGCAGTGGGACATCCACCGCGCCGACGAGGACTGGAAGGCGATGGTGGCCTGCGGCGAGGTCGACCGCCTCATGCGCGAATGGGGACCCGCCTACGAGGACTTCGGCGACCCGCCCGGCACTGCCGAGCTGCTCGCCGAGGTCGCCGAGGAGGAAGCGGCGAAGAAGCGCGAGGCCGGGATCGACCAGCCCCCGCCCTGGGCGTCCGCGCCACCGTTCTGA
- a CDS encoding diacylglycerol/lipid kinase family protein, whose amino-acid sequence MDMTLLVLSIASVVTTVVTIALLVVVLRRLGRHRREISALHAAAEARASSLGRSADGGTSEGGDGSGGAEGTSAAERSPGDPDRVRKVAVVLNPSKFDETDSIRRRLTEVVSRVEGAETVFYETTIDDPGKGQTEQALADGADLVMAAGGDGTVRMVASVLAGTDTRMGIIPSGTGNLLARNVDIPLEDPGAAMVAALTGSDHQVDVGWLRHGDSPSAALAAPRQIFLVIAGFGADAEMIGYTDPGLKKRLGWVAYVFGGVRTVLGRRSVDVIVELPDESRHAHKARTVLLGNVGKLPGGFVLMPDATIDNGKLEVVVAGWRGAAGFSQVATQVINPKLTPKVGPKLSSMERYLTTGVRVTTTKAQPVQLDGDTDVEATHMVATIDPGALRLRVPEGAKTSEVSGVS is encoded by the coding sequence ATGGACATGACCCTGCTGGTGCTCAGCATCGCTTCTGTGGTGACGACCGTCGTCACGATCGCCCTGCTGGTGGTCGTGCTGCGCCGCCTGGGGCGGCATCGCCGGGAGATCTCGGCCCTGCACGCGGCCGCCGAGGCGCGCGCGTCGTCGCTCGGGAGGTCGGCCGACGGCGGCACCTCCGAGGGCGGGGACGGCTCCGGCGGCGCGGAGGGCACCTCCGCGGCCGAACGCTCCCCCGGGGATCCGGACCGGGTGCGCAAGGTCGCGGTTGTGCTGAACCCGTCGAAGTTCGACGAGACCGACTCGATCCGCCGCCGCCTCACCGAGGTGGTCTCGCGCGTCGAGGGCGCCGAGACGGTGTTCTACGAGACCACCATCGACGACCCCGGCAAGGGGCAGACCGAGCAGGCTCTCGCCGACGGCGCGGACCTGGTGATGGCCGCGGGCGGCGACGGGACCGTGCGCATGGTCGCCTCGGTCCTCGCCGGGACCGACACCCGCATGGGCATCATCCCCTCCGGCACCGGCAACCTCCTGGCCCGCAACGTGGACATCCCGCTGGAGGACCCGGGCGCGGCGATGGTCGCGGCGCTCACCGGCTCCGACCACCAGGTCGACGTCGGCTGGCTGCGCCACGGGGACTCCCCGTCGGCCGCGCTGGCCGCCCCGCGCCAGATCTTCCTGGTGATCGCGGGCTTCGGGGCCGACGCGGAGATGATCGGCTACACCGATCCGGGGCTGAAGAAGCGCCTCGGCTGGGTCGCGTACGTGTTCGGCGGGGTGCGCACGGTGCTGGGCCGCCGCTCGGTCGACGTGATCGTGGAGCTGCCCGACGAGTCCCGTCACGCGCACAAGGCACGCACGGTGCTGCTGGGGAACGTGGGCAAGCTGCCCGGCGGCTTCGTGCTCATGCCGGATGCCACGATCGACAACGGCAAGCTCGAGGTGGTCGTCGCCGGCTGGCGCGGCGCGGCCGGGTTCAGCCAGGTCGCCACCCAGGTCATCAATCCGAAGCTCACCCCGAAGGTGGGGCCGAAGCTGTCCTCGATGGAGCGATACCTCACCACGGGCGTGCGGGTGACGACCACGAAGGCGCAGCCGGTCCAGCTGGACGGCGACACGGACGTGGAGGCGACCCACATGGTCGCCACCATCGATCCGGGCGCGCTGCGCCTGCGGGTCCCGGAGGGGGCGAAGACCTCGGAGGTCTCGGGCGTCTCCTGA
- a CDS encoding GNAT family N-acetyltransferase has product MSGLRLEPLGPQHGLALLAGQDEQLAREIIGGRWEPDALADFLDRASRWRADGPVREYAALVDGELVGGGGLHLLAPGLARGETALNYWVLQGCRGRGLGHAIAALLVAQARADAGIARLVLRIAPGNAGSLAVARGLGAQSTGAVERHPADGRRAVERWELGVR; this is encoded by the coding sequence GTGAGCGGGCTGCGGCTCGAGCCGCTCGGCCCGCAGCACGGCCTGGCGCTGCTCGCCGGGCAGGACGAGCAGCTCGCCCGGGAGATCATCGGCGGGCGCTGGGAGCCGGACGCGCTCGCCGACTTCCTCGATCGCGCCTCGCGCTGGCGGGCCGACGGGCCGGTGCGGGAGTACGCGGCGCTCGTGGATGGGGAGCTGGTGGGCGGGGGCGGCCTGCACCTCCTTGCTCCCGGTCTCGCGCGGGGTGAGACGGCGCTGAACTACTGGGTGCTCCAGGGGTGTCGGGGGAGGGGCCTCGGGCACGCGATCGCGGCGCTGCTGGTCGCGCAGGCGCGGGCGGACGCGGGGATCGCCCGGCTCGTGCTGCGTATCGCCCCGGGGAACGCGGGGTCCCTCGCGGTCGCGCGGGGGCTCGGGGCGCAGTCGACGGGGGCGGTCGAGCGCCACCCGGCCGACGGGCGACGTGCGGTGGAGCGGTGGGAGCTGGGGGTGCGATGA
- a CDS encoding YdeI/OmpD-associated family protein yields the protein MAARSTDPVSGTGRVRAIDDRLIIALAEDVSAGLPSRGQVAADAVIGGHELQVVVEPDGRKGHWLDVDEELRTALALEDGDTVELTLTPAAEWPEPEVPDDLRAALTAAEEQVGEQWEAITPMARWEWVRWVGATRSAQTRAKRVDVSVDKLRKGSRRPCCFDLSSCTDPELARSGKLRE from the coding sequence ATGGCGGCGCGCTCCACGGACCCCGTCTCCGGCACCGGCCGCGTCCGCGCGATCGACGACCGGCTGATCATCGCCCTCGCCGAGGACGTCTCCGCCGGCCTGCCCTCCCGCGGTCAGGTCGCGGCCGACGCCGTCATCGGCGGCCACGAGCTCCAGGTCGTCGTCGAGCCCGACGGGCGCAAGGGCCACTGGCTCGACGTCGACGAGGAGCTGCGCACCGCGCTCGCCCTCGAGGATGGCGACACCGTCGAACTGACCCTCACCCCCGCCGCCGAGTGGCCCGAGCCCGAGGTCCCCGACGACCTCCGCGCCGCGCTCACCGCGGCGGAGGAGCAGGTGGGGGAGCAGTGGGAAGCGATCACCCCCATGGCCCGCTGGGAGTGGGTGCGCTGGGTCGGCGCGACCCGCTCCGCGCAGACCCGCGCCAAGCGCGTGGACGTGTCCGTCGACAAGCTTCGCAAGGGCTCCCGCCGCCCCTGCTGCTTCGACCTGTCCTCCTGCACCGATCCCGAGCTCGCCCGCAGCGGCAAGCTCCGGGAGTGA
- the pheA gene encoding prephenate dehydratase, with protein MRYGFLGPETTFTHQALLQALAETPEEFAAEEPELVPFSSVATATTDLLAGDIDALMAPIENSVEGGVSGTLDVLAATDSITIVAEQTVQITFVLAAREVTPFEQITSVASHPHAQAQVQGWLRANTPNAQIAAASSTAGAARDLAAMSEDEAWGRAAVCSPLAAKHFGLTVLAEGIEDYDGAITRFVLVTREGRIPARTGTDKSTVVIQLPHNRSGALLEALEILGSNGVNMSRIESRPVGDFLGRYSFSIDLEGHIEDRRVAAALRSLHRLCPVVHYLGSYPRVDGTGSEIREDFSDDAYDQSREWVDQLTAMITPPAGA; from the coding sequence ATGCGGTACGGATTCCTCGGCCCCGAGACGACCTTCACTCACCAGGCCCTTCTACAGGCCCTCGCGGAGACCCCCGAGGAGTTCGCCGCGGAGGAGCCGGAGCTGGTGCCCTTCTCCTCGGTCGCCACCGCCACCACCGACCTCCTCGCCGGGGACATCGACGCGCTCATGGCCCCCATCGAGAACTCCGTCGAGGGCGGGGTCTCCGGCACCCTCGACGTGCTCGCCGCGACCGACTCCATCACCATCGTCGCCGAGCAGACCGTGCAGATCACCTTCGTGCTCGCCGCCCGCGAGGTCACCCCCTTCGAGCAGATCACCTCCGTCGCCTCCCACCCCCACGCACAGGCACAGGTGCAGGGCTGGCTGCGCGCGAACACCCCGAACGCCCAGATCGCCGCCGCGTCCTCCACCGCCGGCGCCGCCCGCGACCTCGCCGCCATGAGCGAGGACGAGGCCTGGGGCCGCGCCGCCGTCTGCTCGCCGCTGGCCGCGAAGCACTTCGGCCTCACCGTCCTCGCCGAGGGCATCGAGGACTACGACGGCGCGATCACCCGCTTCGTCCTCGTCACCCGCGAGGGCCGGATCCCCGCCCGCACCGGCACCGACAAGTCCACCGTCGTCATCCAGCTGCCCCACAACCGCTCCGGCGCCCTCCTGGAGGCGCTCGAGATCCTCGGCTCCAACGGCGTGAACATGTCCCGCATCGAGTCCCGCCCCGTCGGCGACTTCCTGGGCCGGTACTCCTTCTCCATCGACCTCGAGGGCCACATCGAGGACCGCCGCGTCGCCGCCGCGCTGCGCTCCCTGCACCGCCTGTGCCCCGTCGTCCACTACCTCGGCTCCTACCCGCGCGTGGACGGGACCGGCAGCGAGATCCGCGAGGACTTCTCCGACGACGCCTACGACCAGTCCCGCGAATGGGTCGACCAGCTCACCGCGATGATCACCCCGCCGGCAGGGGCATGA
- a CDS encoding DUF5926 family protein, which translates to MSSTSRNDLVRRPFEGLPNEQDLVAMRQLIPAATMRATTTAEHGAVAVQLATILPMAWPAVRRTDGTITVGIQAPYPGGDLSRGLGQAIRQALALEPGTPITTVTLEDDSPRLQDVLDLSGDFAIEVQDTFDFWLDPSAERTDEIEAAIQQANDSIMTTRPVTGLPHAYWVDAGAKEHVRWVLDADEEKVIDAVTRLHARRESALCEGAKYVGSFRAEGLAIPVWDLAKGSGVEAAEAEAEAFRARFEEALASDEPLTAKERRARGGIVARQVTLR; encoded by the coding sequence ATGAGTTCCACCTCCCGCAACGACCTGGTCCGCCGCCCCTTCGAGGGCCTGCCCAACGAGCAGGACCTGGTGGCGATGCGCCAGCTGATCCCCGCGGCCACCATGCGCGCCACGACCACGGCCGAGCACGGCGCCGTCGCCGTGCAGCTCGCCACGATCCTGCCCATGGCCTGGCCCGCGGTGCGCCGCACCGACGGCACCATCACCGTCGGCATCCAGGCCCCCTACCCGGGCGGCGACCTCTCCCGCGGCCTCGGCCAGGCGATCCGCCAGGCCCTCGCCCTCGAGCCGGGCACCCCGATCACCACGGTCACCCTCGAGGACGACTCCCCGCGCCTGCAGGACGTCCTCGACCTCTCCGGCGACTTCGCGATCGAGGTCCAGGACACCTTCGACTTCTGGCTCGACCCCAGCGCCGAGCGCACCGACGAGATCGAGGCCGCCATCCAGCAGGCCAACGACTCGATCATGACCACCCGCCCCGTCACCGGCCTCCCGCACGCCTACTGGGTCGACGCCGGCGCCAAGGAGCACGTGCGCTGGGTGCTCGACGCGGACGAGGAGAAGGTCATCGACGCCGTCACCCGCCTCCACGCCCGCCGCGAGTCGGCGCTGTGCGAGGGCGCGAAGTACGTCGGCTCCTTCCGCGCCGAGGGCCTGGCGATCCCCGTGTGGGACCTCGCCAAGGGCTCCGGCGTCGAGGCCGCCGAGGCGGAGGCCGAGGCCTTCCGCGCCCGCTTCGAGGAGGCGCTCGCCTCCGACGAGCCGCTGACCGCCAAGGAGCGGCGCGCCCGCGGCGGCATCGTCGCCCGACAGGTGACCCTGCGATGA
- a CDS encoding glycosyltransferase, producing MTGAGPLTAHRPERVAVVIPGKNEAERIQATIVAAREIPGVDMVVVVDDGSTDATSAVAMGTGALVVRHKTNRGKAAAMATGAQMVAIREDAQRADGGEGFTEELHAEPRVPGHTGPLPVIDDREAVPRALLFLDADMGASATAAHPLVEAVLEEGVDMAIATLPPQDGAAGMGIVVRTARRGIEKATGFAPTQPLSGTRCITRETWEACLPLAPGWGVETSLTIDALTAGFWVKEIPADLHHRATGKDLRGQLHRAAQLRDVMRALARKRHLSPDLGEEEAEVEEEPQTPSAETLPAGSDDHDEAKVWAGVAPEVAEEQAEATAEARRLTLADLPVDGEFSDDETRELGDVDVDALDARLRALKVEGLFAPDDVVYLAGVDLGALAARLDEAPVEGAFAPEHAVIIASHLDAGTPSIPEGVTTPLSADEYTSLVIHAAVDAENA from the coding sequence ATGACCGGCGCGGGGCCGCTGACCGCGCACCGCCCCGAGCGGGTCGCGGTCGTGATCCCCGGCAAGAACGAGGCGGAGCGGATCCAGGCGACCATCGTCGCCGCCCGGGAGATCCCGGGCGTGGACATGGTGGTGGTCGTCGACGACGGCTCCACCGACGCCACCTCCGCCGTCGCCATGGGGACGGGCGCCCTCGTGGTGCGCCACAAGACCAACCGCGGCAAGGCCGCGGCCATGGCGACCGGCGCCCAGATGGTCGCCATCCGCGAGGACGCCCAGCGGGCCGACGGGGGCGAGGGCTTCACCGAGGAGCTCCACGCCGAGCCGCGCGTGCCCGGGCACACCGGCCCGCTGCCCGTGATCGACGACCGCGAGGCCGTGCCGCGCGCGCTGCTCTTTCTCGACGCGGACATGGGCGCCTCCGCCACCGCCGCCCACCCCCTCGTCGAGGCGGTCCTCGAGGAGGGCGTGGACATGGCCATCGCCACCCTGCCCCCGCAGGACGGCGCCGCGGGGATGGGCATCGTGGTGCGCACGGCCCGCCGCGGCATCGAGAAGGCCACCGGCTTCGCGCCCACCCAGCCGCTCTCCGGCACGCGCTGCATCACCCGCGAGACCTGGGAGGCGTGCCTGCCGCTCGCTCCCGGCTGGGGTGTGGAGACGTCCCTGACCATCGACGCGCTCACCGCCGGGTTCTGGGTCAAGGAGATCCCCGCGGACCTCCACCACCGCGCCACCGGCAAGGACCTGCGCGGCCAGCTGCACCGCGCCGCCCAGCTGCGCGACGTGATGCGGGCGCTCGCCCGCAAGCGCCACCTGTCCCCGGACCTGGGGGAGGAGGAGGCGGAGGTCGAGGAGGAGCCGCAGACCCCGTCGGCCGAGACGCTGCCGGCCGGGAGCGACGACCACGACGAGGCGAAGGTCTGGGCCGGCGTCGCGCCGGAGGTCGCGGAGGAGCAGGCGGAGGCGACCGCGGAGGCGCGGCGCCTCACCCTCGCCGACCTCCCCGTGGACGGCGAGTTCTCCGACGACGAGACCCGCGAGCTCGGCGACGTGGACGTGGACGCGCTCGATGCCCGGCTGCGCGCGCTCAAGGTCGAGGGCCTCTTCGCCCCCGATGACGTCGTCTACCTCGCCGGCGTGGACCTCGGCGCCCTCGCCGCCCGGCTCGACGAAGCCCCCGTGGAGGGTGCTTTCGCCCCCGAGCACGCGGTCATCATCGCCTCCCACCTGGACGCGGGCACCCCGTCGATCCCGGAGGGCGTCACCACGCCGCTCAGTGCGGACGAGTACACCTCCCTCGTCATCCACGCGGCGGTCGACGCGGAGAACGCCTGA
- the glsA gene encoding glutaminase A: MSDAPTALARYLDGLVAALSTATGEFDPDAVQPDRGIIGGVETGGDIPELSYLSGAREDHLGAAICSVDGEITASGTDHAFPLQSISKVFAYGAAIDLHGLDYVVSVVDEEPTGEEFNALSIDRTTKKPKNPLVNIGAIRTHAMLGTSRAERTERLRAAMDGAAGRSLDLHRETCEEERRSADRNLALAYMLRAAGSMTEDSEEVVSGYIEGCAVLTTVTDLAVMAATLASGGTNPLTGKRVFSQVAARQVLSVMLTCGMYDNAGDWVSDVGLPAKSGVGGGIIAALPSRFGVASYAPQLDLHGNSVRGTLFFERLSADFSLHMLDGTEPRHLEEAARELVEAGLPGGAPAGR; the protein is encoded by the coding sequence GTGAGCGATGCACCCACCGCCCTTGCCCGCTATCTCGACGGCCTCGTCGCGGCCCTGTCCACCGCGACCGGCGAGTTCGACCCCGACGCCGTCCAGCCCGACCGTGGCATCATCGGCGGGGTCGAGACCGGCGGCGACATCCCGGAGCTGTCCTACCTCTCCGGCGCCCGCGAGGACCACCTCGGCGCGGCGATCTGCTCCGTGGACGGGGAGATCACCGCCTCCGGCACCGACCACGCCTTCCCGCTGCAGTCGATCTCCAAGGTCTTCGCCTACGGCGCCGCGATCGACCTGCACGGCCTGGACTACGTCGTCTCCGTGGTCGACGAGGAGCCGACGGGGGAGGAGTTCAACGCCCTCAGCATCGACCGCACCACGAAGAAGCCCAAGAACCCGCTGGTGAACATCGGCGCGATCCGCACCCACGCCATGCTCGGCACCTCCCGCGCCGAGCGCACCGAACGGCTGCGCGCCGCGATGGACGGCGCCGCCGGCCGGTCGCTGGACCTGCACCGCGAGACCTGCGAGGAGGAGCGCCGGAGCGCCGACCGCAACCTGGCGCTCGCCTACATGCTCCGCGCCGCCGGGTCCATGACCGAGGACTCGGAGGAGGTCGTCTCCGGGTACATCGAGGGCTGCGCCGTGCTCACCACCGTCACCGACCTCGCCGTCATGGCCGCGACCCTCGCCTCCGGCGGTACCAACCCGCTCACCGGCAAGCGGGTCTTCTCCCAGGTCGCAGCCCGGCAGGTGCTCTCGGTGATGCTCACCTGCGGCATGTACGACAACGCCGGCGACTGGGTCAGCGACGTGGGCCTGCCCGCGAAGTCCGGGGTGGGCGGCGGGATCATCGCCGCCCTGCCCTCCCGCTTCGGCGTCGCCAGCTACGCCCCGCAGCTGGACCTGCACGGCAACTCGGTGCGCGGCACCCTGTTCTTCGAGCGGCTGAGCGCCGACTTCTCCCTCCACATGCTCGACGGCACCGAGCCGCGACACCTCGAGGAGGCCGCGCGGGAACTGGTCGAGGCGGGCCTTCCCGGCGGAGCCCCTGCTGGTCGGTAG